The following proteins come from a genomic window of Candidatus Methanoperedens sp.:
- a CDS encoding DUF5050 domain-containing protein, which yields MKISNIFIYLFLITLFSAPVSADLIIESNATVNIPDKDFWSTAISPDGATVAYVSYDTSNNQQIFTIRTDGSGRKQLTNDPNRKWGIEWLTDAISYMSYDNDGIEKIYIVSPDGPENRKLLNETIRQGKEPIKRDRFWGAASWNPAEEKILFTSFGKNGDEKIFEVNIDGTGLRMVINDTSRQWNPRWSPDGTSFVFISQDKKNLDQLYIASADGTGITQVTDDAFKKYNLNWGRDGILFVSTEAQLASSEKIFIINPDGTGKRRLMEDGFNQGNPTWSRDGNTILYEATDIRGNKLIELLNLQKPGVISTVSSTPVVTGPMITPTAIETPVIEKTPEKSSLEGIVLPLVVILGLVVIIILAINASKDSKSKKK from the coding sequence ATGAAAATATCAAATATATTCATTTATTTATTCTTAATAACGTTATTTTCGGCTCCGGTTTCTGCTGACCTTATTATAGAAAGTAATGCTACAGTCAATATTCCGGATAAAGATTTCTGGAGTACTGCAATAAGCCCGGATGGCGCCACAGTGGCATATGTTTCTTATGATACATCAAATAATCAGCAGATCTTCACTATAAGGACCGATGGTTCAGGAAGAAAACAGTTAACCAATGACCCAAATCGAAAATGGGGAATTGAATGGTTAACGGATGCAATCTCCTATATGTCCTATGACAATGATGGCATAGAAAAAATATACATTGTTTCACCGGATGGGCCGGAAAATCGAAAATTACTCAATGAAACCATCCGCCAGGGAAAAGAACCTATAAAGAGAGATCGTTTCTGGGGCGCAGCCTCATGGAATCCAGCAGAGGAAAAGATATTATTCACATCATTTGGTAAAAACGGAGATGAAAAGATATTTGAAGTAAATATCGATGGAACCGGACTGAGAATGGTAATTAATGATACCTCGCGCCAGTGGAACCCCAGGTGGAGCCCGGACGGCACTTCCTTTGTTTTTATATCACAGGACAAAAAGAATCTTGATCAATTATACATTGCCAGTGCCGATGGTACTGGCATAACACAGGTAACAGATGATGCATTTAAGAAATATAATTTGAATTGGGGAAGGGATGGTATTCTTTTTGTTTCGACTGAAGCCCAATTAGCAAGCAGTGAAAAGATATTTATCATTAACCCTGATGGCACCGGGAAAAGACGTCTTATGGAAGATGGTTTCAATCAGGGAAATCCCACGTGGAGCAGGGATGGGAATACAATTCTTTATGAGGCTACAGACATCAGGGGAAATAAACTAATTGAGTTATTGAATCTTCAAAAACCTGGAGTTATATCTACGGTATCCTCCACTCCCGTTGTTACAGGACCGATGATCACACCAACCGCCATAGAAACACCGGTAATTGAAAAAACACCAGAGAAAAGTTCTCTTGAGGGAATCGTATTACCCCTTGTAGTTATACTTGGTCTGGTAGTGATAATAATATTGGCTATTAATGCATCCAAAGATTCGAAATCAAAGAAGAAATAA
- a CDS encoding TIGR00375 family protein, whose translation MLVNADLHIHSKYSKATSPKMDIPTLASESMKKGIQLVATGDCLHPGWLSDIKTLKEENGIFRLNSKKTNTKKDAIFVLTTEIEDVNQVHHLLIVPSISKAEELYEFMKPHSKDIDSNGRPNVRLDGKEIADAAISAGALIGPSHAFTPWTAMYAYHNSLKECYGDMHKHIYFLELGLSADTSYADRIAELKCLTYLSNSDAHSPYVNKLAREFNRFEMEDISFDELKMAIIREKGRKPVLNVGMPPEEGKYNESACIRCFTHYTIKESVMRNWKCPCGGIIKKGVKDRVNELSSFDEPQYPGHRPPYIHIIPLSEIIAKALGVGPNTKGVRNAWNALIDQYGSEVAVLIDADIKTSGADARVINAVIAFREGKVKVNPGGGGQYGSVELPESIASNQGMNKKKSDQQTSLYNFDK comes from the coding sequence ATGCTAGTAAACGCAGACCTTCATATTCATTCAAAGTACAGCAAGGCAACGTCCCCGAAAATGGATATTCCCACCTTAGCTTCGGAATCGATGAAGAAAGGTATCCAGCTTGTGGCTACTGGGGATTGCCTCCATCCAGGGTGGCTTTCAGATATCAAAACGCTAAAGGAAGAAAACGGTATTTTCAGGCTAAATTCTAAAAAAACAAATACAAAAAAAGATGCCATTTTTGTTCTCACAACCGAGATCGAAGACGTAAACCAGGTTCATCATCTCCTGATCGTCCCTTCAATTTCCAAAGCAGAGGAGCTGTATGAATTTATGAAACCTCATTCAAAAGACATAGATTCCAACGGCAGGCCTAATGTCAGGCTGGATGGTAAAGAGATCGCCGACGCTGCAATATCGGCAGGCGCCCTTATCGGGCCTTCGCATGCTTTCACTCCATGGACTGCGATGTATGCATATCATAATTCACTCAAAGAATGCTATGGGGATATGCATAAGCATATTTATTTCCTGGAACTGGGATTGAGCGCAGATACTTCTTATGCAGACAGGATCGCAGAACTTAAATGCCTCACATACCTCTCAAACTCCGATGCACATTCACCTTATGTCAATAAGCTCGCCCGCGAGTTCAACCGTTTTGAAATGGAAGACATAAGTTTTGATGAACTGAAGATGGCAATAATCCGGGAAAAAGGAAGAAAACCTGTTCTTAACGTGGGAATGCCGCCAGAGGAAGGAAAATACAATGAGAGCGCATGTATCCGGTGTTTCACCCATTATACAATAAAGGAGAGTGTCATGAGAAACTGGAAATGTCCATGCGGGGGAATTATAAAAAAAGGGGTAAAGGACAGGGTAAATGAACTTTCTTCTTTTGATGAACCGCAATATCCCGGTCACAGGCCTCCATATATTCACATCATCCCATTATCAGAAATAATCGCAAAAGCGCTGGGGGTCGGCCCCAATACTAAAGGCGTCCGGAACGCCTGGAATGCTCTGATTGACCAATATGGGTCCGAAGTAGCAGTGCTCATTGATGCGGATATAAAGACGTCAGGAGCAGATGCGCGGGTTATCAATGCTGTAATTGCTTTCAGGGAAGGGAAGGTAAAGGTAAATCCAGGCGGGGGAGGACAATATGGAAGTGTTGAATTGCCAGAATCAATTGCATCTAACCAGGGGATGAATAAAAAAAAATCTGACCAACAAACATCATTGTATAATTTTGATAAATAA
- a CDS encoding DUF433 domain-containing protein — protein MQTEIFKRIICDPNILCGKPVIKGTRISVEMLLELLANNWTHEEIMENYPHIKKEDILAALEYSLSLLKEEHIYLIPEKATV, from the coding sequence ATGCAAACGGAAATTTTCAAGCGCATTATATGCGATCCCAATATTCTTTGTGGAAAGCCAGTTATAAAAGGAACTCGAATATCTGTTGAGATGCTGCTGGAACTGCTGGCAAACAACTGGACTCACGAAGAAATAATGGAGAACTATCCCCATATCAAAAAAGAGGATATTCTTGCAGCATTAGAATATTCGCTGTCGCTCCTGAAAGAAGAACATATCTATTTAATTCCCGAAAAGGCCACCGTTTGA
- a CDS encoding type II toxin-antitoxin system mRNA interferase toxin, RelE/StbE family encodes MIELIWDEKFKRLFKKWCQKHPDLKEQFRNKMELFVIDPFHPSLKTHSLSGILKGSWGMRINYEQRLIFRFVDKEKKKILLIDLGTHDEVY; translated from the coding sequence ATGATTGAACTTATATGGGATGAGAAGTTTAAAAGACTATTTAAAAAGTGGTGCCAGAAACATCCTGATTTAAAGGAGCAATTCAGGAATAAAATGGAATTATTTGTGATCGATCCCTTTCATCCATCTTTGAAAACACATAGCTTAAGTGGTATCTTAAAAGGGTCATGGGGAATGCGGATAAATTATGAGCAAAGATTGATATTTAGATTCGTGGATAAAGAAAAAAAGAAAATCTTGCTAATAGATTTAGGAACGCATGATGAAGTATACTAA
- a CDS encoding DUF2281 domain-containing protein yields MAKKELILHEMEHIPEPLLDEVLDFIHFLKTKTVKEKLETAIASESSLKKDWLREEEDKAWQDL; encoded by the coding sequence GTGGCAAAAAAAGAATTAATCTTGCATGAAATGGAACATATTCCAGAACCCCTTTTAGATGAAGTACTGGATTTTATCCATTTTCTCAAAACAAAGACCGTTAAAGAAAAGCTGGAAACAGCGATTGCAAGTGAATCTTCCCTTAAAAAGGATTGGCTGAGGGAAGAAGAAGATAAGGCATGGCAAGATTTGTAA
- a CDS encoding type II toxin-antitoxin system PemK/MazF family toxin, whose protein sequence is MARFVKGDVVVVPFQFSDLTQSKRRPALVIAELTGKDIILCQITSQWINDDYAIQIDDKDFAKGNIKQRSHIRPNRIFTADSGIILYSVGHLKKKIIDDVIDKIIEILRR, encoded by the coding sequence ATGGCAAGATTTGTAAAAGGGGATGTTGTTGTCGTTCCTTTCCAGTTTTCAGATCTAACGCAATCTAAAAGACGCCCAGCGCTGGTCATTGCAGAGTTAACAGGAAAAGATATAATTCTATGTCAAATAACGAGCCAATGGATAAATGATGATTATGCTATCCAGATCGATGATAAAGACTTCGCGAAAGGCAATATTAAACAAAGAAGCCATATTAGACCAAACCGGATTTTTACAGCAGATAGCGGCATAATTTTATATTCTGTGGGACATCTCAAAAAGAAAATTATTGATGATGTTATAGACAAAATCATTGAAATCTTGCGGCGATAA
- a CDS encoding DUF362 domain-containing protein: MNKIIFKDARITKPEDNQPEQIKEIFPDISPVKKGDIVAIKIHPGEYGNTTHIRPVIVRTVVDMVIKEGGIPFVTETTTLYRGMKLNAAELIQGAAMNGFTHASMNAPFIVADGLRGGDGREIKINGDVLDSITIASGIAEADSMIVISHGKGHPASGFGGAVKHLGMGCLDRAGKIKVHEVGRPSIDPEKCIQCGDCVEICPWGAINPPQIDHSKCCGELSCADACSNEAIIPPADASLKMQKRLGEAALGPIRALKGRIGYINWVYDLTPGCDCFNFSGERFVEDIGILAGTDPVAIDAATIDLINERMKINGKSIYHLWGTDPSIHLEAAEKIGCGSRKYSFRNL; encoded by the coding sequence TTGAATAAAATTATTTTTAAAGATGCCAGAATTACAAAACCAGAGGATAATCAGCCGGAGCAGATAAAAGAAATATTTCCGGATATATCACCTGTAAAAAAAGGAGATATTGTAGCTATCAAAATTCATCCTGGTGAATATGGCAATACAACACACATCAGACCCGTGATTGTAAGAACAGTAGTTGACATGGTAATAAAAGAAGGCGGGATACCGTTTGTTACAGAAACCACGACCTTATACAGAGGTATGAAGCTTAATGCCGCAGAACTCATTCAGGGGGCGGCCATGAACGGATTTACACATGCGAGTATGAATGCTCCCTTTATTGTGGCAGATGGATTAAGGGGCGGGGATGGAAGAGAGATAAAGATCAATGGAGATGTGCTTGACAGTATTACGATTGCATCAGGTATCGCAGAAGCTGATTCCATGATAGTCATTTCCCACGGGAAAGGACATCCTGCCTCAGGATTCGGCGGCGCCGTGAAACACCTGGGCATGGGATGTCTTGACAGGGCAGGAAAAATCAAAGTCCATGAGGTAGGAAGACCTTCCATCGATCCTGAAAAATGTATCCAGTGCGGGGATTGTGTGGAGATTTGCCCCTGGGGGGCAATTAATCCTCCACAGATAGACCATTCAAAATGCTGCGGAGAATTATCCTGCGCTGATGCATGCAGCAACGAAGCGATAATTCCTCCTGCGGATGCATCTCTTAAAATGCAAAAAAGGTTAGGTGAAGCAGCACTTGGACCTATCAGGGCGCTCAAAGGGCGCATCGGTTATATCAACTGGGTTTATGACCTTACACCCGGATGCGATTGCTTCAATTTTTCAGGCGAGCGTTTTGTGGAAGATATCGGAATACTTGCAGGAACAGACCCGGTAGCTATTGATGCCGCCACGATTGACCTGATAAATGAACGAATGAAAATAAACGGCAAGTCGATATACCACTTGTGGGGCACAGATCCATCCATACATCTGGAAGCTGCTGAAAAAATAGGTTGTGGCAGTAGAAAATATTCATTCAGGAATTTATAA
- a CDS encoding 4Fe-4S dicluster domain-containing protein, with amino-acid sequence MSVIVNRYKCGYCGACVGVCPVGALELAETWIEVDNTCTSCGACAKICPVGALELVVIR; translated from the coding sequence ATGAGTGTTATTGTTAATCGTTATAAGTGCGGTTACTGTGGAGCCTGCGTGGGAGTGTGTCCTGTTGGCGCACTCGAACTGGCGGAAACATGGATTGAAGTGGATAATACCTGCACGAGCTGCGGAGCATGTGCAAAAATATGTCCTGTTGGGGCGCTTGAGCTGGTGGTAATAAGATGA
- a CDS encoding NAD(P)/FAD-dependent oxidoreductase — translation MKSSYDVIIVGAGPGGSITAKTCAQAGLEVLLIEKRQEIGDPVRCAEGVGKEGLVKHIQPDSRWIAAELKGSKIFAPDGTEIKMSEEASSQKAGFNLERKVFDRVLAQQAAMAGADVMVKTRAMGLLSNNGSISGIKAMYMGEVTDIKASIVIGADGVESKVGRWGGIDTSLRPVDINTCTQFLVSNIDAGEYNKFYVGEKYAPGGYLWLFPKGEHTANVGLGILGSKCGTVKPISLLHNFMKTYMPEGKIIEMVVGGVPVSGPIKQTVADGLILVGDAARQSDPLTGGGIINAMDAGKIAGEVCIKAKEKGDYSVKILKEYEDRWRATIGKELSKSLMIKNLLIKVSDEQLNQLAHSLSGIDTSKMALPKVLPILFKKNPKILWELRTLFI, via the coding sequence ATGAAATCCAGTTATGATGTTATTATAGTTGGGGCAGGTCCCGGTGGTTCGATAACTGCAAAAACCTGTGCACAAGCAGGGCTGGAAGTGCTATTGATTGAGAAAAGACAGGAAATAGGAGATCCGGTAAGATGTGCTGAGGGAGTTGGAAAAGAAGGTTTAGTAAAACATATTCAGCCTGATAGCAGATGGATAGCTGCCGAATTAAAAGGCTCGAAGATATTTGCTCCTGATGGAACTGAGATCAAAATGTCCGAAGAAGCATCAAGCCAAAAAGCGGGTTTTAATCTTGAAAGAAAAGTTTTTGACCGTGTGCTTGCGCAGCAGGCAGCCATGGCAGGCGCAGACGTCATGGTAAAAACCAGAGCCATGGGATTATTAAGTAACAACGGAAGCATTTCAGGTATAAAAGCCATGTATATGGGAGAAGTCACTGACATCAAGGCCAGCATAGTCATTGGGGCTGATGGTGTGGAATCCAAGGTCGGCAGGTGGGGAGGAATAGATACTTCATTGAGACCTGTAGATATCAACACATGCACCCAGTTCCTTGTTTCAAATATTGATGCGGGTGAGTACAACAAATTTTACGTTGGAGAAAAATATGCGCCTGGAGGTTACCTGTGGTTATTTCCCAAAGGAGAACATACGGCAAATGTAGGCCTGGGAATACTCGGCAGCAAATGCGGCACTGTGAAGCCGATTTCATTGCTCCATAATTTCATGAAAACTTATATGCCTGAGGGTAAGATCATTGAAATGGTAGTGGGAGGCGTTCCCGTAAGCGGGCCGATAAAACAAACAGTGGCGGATGGTCTTATTCTTGTAGGTGATGCAGCAAGGCAGTCAGATCCCCTGACAGGAGGAGGTATCATCAATGCAATGGATGCAGGAAAAATTGCAGGGGAGGTATGTATCAAGGCAAAAGAAAAGGGAGATTATTCGGTTAAGATACTGAAAGAATACGAAGATAGGTGGCGCGCCACGATAGGAAAAGAATTGAGTAAATCCCTGATGATAAAAAATCTTCTTATAAAGGTGTCAGACGAGCAGTTAAACCAGCTAGCTCATTCACTATCCGGGATAGATACCAGCAAGATGGCTCTGCCAAAAGTGCTGCCAATTTTATTTAAGAAAAATCCGAAGATATTGTGGGAATTAAGGACGCTATTTATATAA
- the secY gene encoding preprotein translocase subunit SecY → MAFESLAPLLNRLPAVTRPEGHVHFKKKLGWTLGILVLYFVLANIPLFGLDKSSIDLFELYRAFFAGASGSLMVLGIGPIVTASIVLQLLVGANVIKMDLTDPHQQAIFQGLQKLLVFVMIALEALPQILGGFMKADAGLAATLGVPVSYITLLLFIQVCMGGVLILYMDEIVSKWGIGSGVGMFIIAGVSQQIVQGLFNWNADNTGTPIGIFPKWIFMAGPTSGVDLNYILTNKVLFLYNAGILALLSTIIIYLMVVYVESTRIEIPLAHAAVRGARGRFPVKLIYASVLPMILVRALQANIQMIGLILSSKNITTLGTYKQGTAVDGLMYYLSPINGPSDWIPSLVGPRFTNLGVAEPALWKIILHVFTDASMLIIGGIIFALFWVETTGMGAKQVAEKIQKSGMQIPGYRRSSGTLERVMQRYVPKVTVIGGAFIGILTLIASLLGTLGGAGGTGLLLTVSIMYRLYEDIASQQMMEMHPMMRSFFGKE, encoded by the coding sequence ATGGCATTTGAAAGTCTTGCACCCCTATTGAACCGTCTTCCTGCGGTTACACGCCCGGAAGGCCATGTGCATTTTAAGAAAAAACTTGGATGGACACTGGGAATTCTTGTCCTGTATTTCGTTTTGGCCAATATCCCGCTATTCGGGCTGGATAAAAGCTCGATCGATCTGTTCGAACTTTACAGGGCATTCTTCGCCGGAGCTTCCGGTTCACTGATGGTCCTGGGAATAGGTCCGATAGTGACAGCTTCAATAGTGTTGCAATTGCTTGTGGGAGCAAATGTCATAAAAATGGATCTGACTGATCCACATCAACAGGCTATCTTCCAGGGTTTGCAGAAACTTCTTGTTTTTGTAATGATCGCTCTTGAAGCCCTGCCGCAGATCCTTGGTGGATTTATGAAAGCAGATGCCGGACTGGCAGCTACTCTGGGTGTTCCTGTAAGCTACATAACATTGTTGTTATTCATCCAGGTTTGTATGGGCGGTGTATTAATTCTCTATATGGATGAAATAGTTTCCAAGTGGGGAATAGGCTCAGGTGTTGGAATGTTTATTATCGCCGGCGTATCGCAGCAGATTGTACAGGGCCTGTTCAACTGGAATGCAGATAACACAGGAACTCCGATAGGTATCTTTCCAAAATGGATATTCATGGCTGGTCCTACATCCGGTGTCGACTTGAATTATATATTGACAAACAAAGTCCTGTTCCTCTACAATGCAGGAATACTTGCGCTGTTAAGTACAATAATTATTTATCTGATGGTAGTTTACGTGGAAAGCACGCGTATCGAGATACCCCTTGCCCATGCAGCTGTAAGAGGAGCACGCGGCCGATTCCCTGTAAAACTCATATATGCAAGCGTTTTGCCAATGATCCTTGTCAGGGCTCTTCAGGCAAATATCCAGATGATAGGCCTGATTCTTTCAAGCAAAAATATAACGACGCTGGGAACTTACAAACAAGGAACCGCTGTCGATGGACTCATGTATTACCTTTCGCCCATAAACGGGCCGAGTGACTGGATACCCAGTCTTGTTGGACCCAGATTTACGAACCTTGGTGTAGCAGAACCTGCGTTATGGAAGATAATCCTGCATGTTTTCACTGATGCGTCCATGCTTATCATTGGAGGTATAATCTTTGCTCTTTTCTGGGTCGAAACCACAGGAATGGGCGCAAAGCAGGTCGCCGAAAAGATCCAGAAGTCGGGAATGCAGATTCCGGGCTATCGCAGAAGCAGCGGGACACTTGAACGCGTAATGCAGCGGTATGTTCCCAAAGTAACAGTTATAGGCGGGGCATTTATCGGGATTCTTACACTCATTGCAAGTTTACTTGGTACTCTTGGCGGGGCAGGCGGAACAGGACTATTGCTGACAGTCAGTATCATGTACAGGTTGTATGAGGATATTGCAAGCCAGCAGATGATGGAAATGCACCCGATGATGAGAAGCTTCTTCGGGAAGGAATGA
- a CDS encoding 50S ribosomal protein L15 — MSKQKTKKFRGSRTCGGGTHKNRRGGGSRGGRGNAGTCKHHFVRSMHRSLLFGKHGFKRPQSVTSDLIIVNIGEIDEAIEQLVTDGFAEKKGNAFHIDLGSIGIEKVLGSGKVTKPLFVTASEFSSVAKQKIEEAKGQIISPLEKPE, encoded by the coding sequence ATGAGCAAACAAAAAACCAAGAAATTCAGGGGTTCAAGGACATGTGGCGGAGGCACGCATAAGAACCGGAGAGGTGGAGGCAGCAGAGGTGGACGCGGGAATGCCGGAACATGCAAGCATCACTTTGTCCGCTCAATGCATCGCAGCTTGCTTTTTGGTAAACACGGGTTCAAACGCCCGCAGTCCGTGACATCAGACTTGATCATCGTAAATATCGGAGAGATCGATGAGGCCATTGAGCAACTGGTAACAGATGGATTTGCAGAAAAGAAAGGAAATGCATTCCACATTGACCTTGGCAGTATCGGTATAGAAAAAGTACTTGGCAGTGGAAAAGTAACCAAACCATTATTTGTAACCGCTTCCGAGTTCTCGTCTGTCGCAAAGCAGAAGATTGAAGAAGCTAAAGGGCAGATAATTTCCCCTTTAGAAAAACCAGAATAG
- a CDS encoding 50S ribosomal protein L30 produces the protein MYAIVKLRGEVKTRQDIRDTLRMLRLDRVNHCVVVPETPTYHGMIHKAKDYVAWGVITPETLAEMLENRGKLEGGDDLTEEYLSQNTKFKSFKELAKSICEGSTSISDIPKMKPVFRMHPARKGLKGTKRTFQEGGDLGFHGTQINALLTKMR, from the coding sequence ATGTACGCTATAGTAAAACTTCGCGGAGAAGTAAAAACCAGGCAGGATATCAGGGATACATTAAGAATGTTGCGCCTTGACAGGGTAAATCACTGTGTGGTCGTCCCTGAAACACCCACCTATCATGGAATGATCCATAAAGCAAAGGATTACGTTGCATGGGGAGTCATAACCCCTGAAACACTTGCAGAAATGCTTGAGAACAGGGGCAAGCTCGAAGGCGGGGATGATCTTACTGAGGAATACCTGAGCCAGAACACAAAATTCAAATCCTTCAAGGAACTGGCTAAATCCATATGCGAAGGAAGCACATCAATCTCTGACATTCCTAAAATGAAACCTGTTTTCAGGATGCATCCGGCAAGAAAAGGCCTGAAAGGTACCAAGAGAACTTTCCAGGAAGGAGGAGATCTCGGATTCCACGGAACCCAGATCAATGCCCTGTTAACGAAAATGAGGTAA
- a CDS encoding 30S ribosomal protein S5, translating into MRDKGFEQEKEEWFPQTRLGKLVKEGQVTTMSEALASGLPIRESQIVDALLPEIRDEVLDINMVQRMTDSGRRVKFRATVIVGNGDGFIGIGEGKDVQVGIAIRKAIDTAKMNVIGIKRGCGSWECGCGQGHTVPFEVKGKTGSVEVRLLPAPRGLGIASGGTAKKVLEIAGIKDVWTKVSGETRTTLNFAKATFDALIKTTTMKV; encoded by the coding sequence ATGAGAGACAAAGGATTTGAACAAGAGAAAGAGGAATGGTTCCCTCAGACAAGACTGGGTAAACTGGTCAAGGAGGGGCAGGTTACAACAATGAGTGAAGCCCTTGCATCGGGATTACCGATAAGAGAGTCTCAGATTGTGGATGCGTTGCTCCCCGAGATCAGAGATGAAGTTCTTGATATCAATATGGTCCAGAGAATGACAGACTCAGGAAGAAGAGTAAAATTCAGGGCAACAGTCATTGTTGGCAATGGTGATGGTTTTATTGGTATCGGAGAGGGAAAAGATGTCCAGGTTGGAATAGCCATCCGAAAAGCGATAGACACTGCCAAGATGAATGTGATCGGTATTAAACGCGGCTGCGGTTCATGGGAATGCGGCTGCGGGCAGGGTCATACAGTACCTTTTGAAGTAAAGGGTAAAACCGGAAGCGTGGAAGTCAGACTTTTGCCTGCTCCCCGTGGACTTGGGATTGCTTCAGGCGGGACTGCTAAAAAAGTGCTTGAGATTGCAGGAATAAAAGATGTATGGACAAAAGTCAGCGGTGAAACGCGAACAACCCTTAATTTCGCAAAAGCAACTTTTGATGCACTTATAAAGACAACAACTATGAAGGTGTGA
- a CDS encoding 50S ribosomal protein L18, translating to MATGSRYKVKFRRVRMGKTDYRTRKQLLISKKPRLVIRKSLKNTQIQIIVPQSAGDATLVSANTQDLKKYGYAAPTGNITSAYLAGLLLGYRAKKKGQTEAITDLGLYHTTRGGLLFAALKGAVDAGLDIPHDPAIFPSEDRIMGKHIDKYRKTNIAEQFQTVKQKIEGEFR from the coding sequence ATGGCAACAGGATCACGATACAAAGTAAAATTCAGAAGAGTCAGGATGGGCAAAACGGATTATCGCACAAGAAAGCAATTGCTGATATCAAAAAAGCCCAGGCTTGTGATCAGGAAAAGCCTGAAAAACACGCAGATACAGATAATAGTACCTCAATCAGCAGGAGATGCGACACTCGTCTCGGCCAACACACAGGATTTAAAAAAATATGGCTATGCTGCCCCGACCGGGAATATCACATCAGCGTATCTGGCGGGATTATTGCTTGGATACAGGGCAAAGAAAAAAGGACAGACTGAGGCAATAACCGACCTGGGATTATACCATACTACCAGGGGTGGACTGCTGTTTGCAGCATTAAAAGGTGCAGTAGATGCAGGTCTTGATATACCCCATGACCCGGCAATATTCCCATCGGAAGACAGGATCATGGGAAAGCATATTGATAAATACAGAAAAACCAATATTGCAGAACAATTCCAGACCGTTAAACAAAAAATCGAGGGCGAATTCAGGTGA
- a CDS encoding 50S ribosomal protein L19e codes for MADLANQRRLAAEVMDIGVNRVWMDPEAFKDIATALTREDIRKLISEEKIGKRNIKGVSRGRARKVAQTRAYGHRKGHGSRSGAKGARNPKKEQWMKKIRALRSQLKEMKENKTIEVSTYRKLYRKAKGGEYRSRAHLIAHVEQLKAREA; via the coding sequence ATGGCAGATCTTGCAAATCAGAGAAGACTTGCGGCAGAAGTTATGGATATCGGGGTCAACCGCGTATGGATGGATCCCGAAGCGTTCAAGGATATAGCAACAGCTCTTACGCGGGAAGATATCCGTAAATTGATCAGCGAAGAGAAGATTGGAAAAAGGAATATCAAGGGAGTAAGCCGCGGAAGAGCCCGGAAAGTTGCCCAGACGCGTGCATACGGACACAGGAAAGGCCATGGTTCAAGATCGGGAGCAAAAGGAGCAAGGAACCCGAAGAAAGAACAATGGATGAAAAAGATCCGTGCATTACGCAGCCAGCTTAAGGAAATGAAAGAGAATAAGACCATTGAAGTCTCAACATACCGGAAATTATACCGCAAAGCCAAAGGCGGGGAATACAGAAGCAGGGCACATCTTATTGCCCATGTGGAACAGCTTAAAGCCAGGGAGGCTTGA